In Xanthocytophaga agilis, a genomic segment contains:
- a CDS encoding HNH endonuclease, whose translation MKEVWKTIMQHQSYEVSNRGNVRRKGSTKHRTKVKINSGYLTVSIYNKNTKKSDCHLIHLLVLESFTKRPVGNFHCDHINHDPTNNKISNLRWMEYKDNIRNRSTTKLNKETVNVILHRYENENITQKELAKEYSITQAMISYILNNKMWL comes from the coding sequence ATGAAAGAGGTATGGAAAACTATAATGCAGCATCAAAGCTATGAGGTGTCAAATCGGGGAAACGTAAGAAGAAAAGGAAGTACCAAACACAGAACAAAAGTAAAAATCAATTCGGGCTACCTGACAGTTTCGATATACAACAAAAATACAAAAAAAAGTGACTGCCATTTGATTCATCTACTTGTTCTAGAAAGCTTTACAAAACGTCCAGTTGGAAATTTTCATTGTGATCATATCAACCATGATCCAACCAACAATAAAATATCCAATCTGCGTTGGATGGAATATAAAGACAATATAAGGAATAGATCTACTACTAAACTCAATAAAGAGACTGTTAATGTTATACTTCACCGTTATGAGAATGAAAATATTACTCAGAAAGAACTAGCAAAAGAATATTCCATTACCCAAGCGATGATCTCATACATTCTAAATAATAAAATGTGGCTTTAA
- a CDS encoding NACHT domain-containing protein has protein sequence MPLISVISSLIGQKALEYFVEKSLDSGRKFINDRKETHSLSYNENNLTKIFNNHYVEVTNWAADIPFIGLSQNKQVNDSTIQLSISTRISKFGKDKNEKFLNELELINSRNNTLLLGKPGSGKTTTIKRLINKFFSDASDKVEFTNPVLIRLRELDSSSSIYFAILDIFGFSYESRIIRTEKTKINADGTEDKYPTSIKKYYIKDSDLLIEPFVADFLNDTKSILFLDGFDELLPTAQKKILGDITQLGLKLNNAKIILTSRTSTLNNKILDGFDTYEIHPITIDDVSIIAEKWLGEHHQRFVTELLKKPYHELANRPIFLTLLLILFEKQEVLPISPYEVYREAVYLIIRDWDEHRSINRVSKYSGFNVRKKLDFLQEFAFYITYQIKANVFSTNKLSEIYKLIHERYDLPLDEMADVISEIESHNGLIAEIGYRTFEFSHLTLQEYLCAEYIVTLPYSQNIIEYFFARPDPLAIAVCLSRDSGLWLATMLLHESLNIKAFIKDDYSNALNKFLTRLIDEYPLFNKSFELGCAMIYLIHYYNKDNAIFEVIIKLLGLPNVSESLSMTLPKYNINEDEIGKRCKMRRTQPIPVTAFITPLLDVEITLEKWNIVKSIL, from the coding sequence ATGCCATTAATATCAGTAATTTCATCCCTCATTGGGCAAAAAGCATTAGAATACTTTGTTGAGAAATCTCTAGACTCTGGAAGAAAGTTTATAAATGATAGAAAAGAAACTCACTCTTTAAGTTATAATGAAAATAATCTAACCAAAATATTTAATAACCATTATGTTGAAGTTACGAATTGGGCAGCAGATATTCCCTTTATTGGCCTAAGTCAAAACAAGCAGGTGAATGATTCAACAATTCAACTAAGTATTTCCACAAGGATTTCTAAGTTTGGGAAGGACAAAAATGAAAAATTCTTAAATGAGCTTGAATTAATTAATAGTAGAAACAATACTCTCTTACTTGGAAAACCTGGGTCTGGAAAAACTACGACAATTAAAAGGCTCATCAATAAGTTTTTTTCGGATGCAAGTGATAAAGTTGAATTCACCAATCCAGTATTAATTAGATTAAGAGAGCTAGACAGTTCAAGTAGTATCTACTTTGCGATCTTAGATATATTTGGTTTTTCATATGAAAGTAGAATTATTAGAACAGAGAAAACAAAGATAAATGCTGATGGAACAGAAGATAAGTATCCAACATCAATCAAGAAATATTATATTAAAGACTCTGACCTTTTAATTGAGCCATTTGTAGCCGACTTCCTAAATGATACTAAGTCAATATTATTCCTTGATGGTTTTGACGAGCTATTACCTACAGCTCAAAAAAAGATATTAGGTGATATTACTCAATTGGGGTTGAAGTTAAATAATGCAAAAATAATTCTCACGTCAAGAACTTCTACCTTAAATAATAAGATATTAGATGGGTTTGACACCTATGAGATTCATCCAATTACAATAGATGATGTAAGTATAATTGCAGAAAAATGGTTAGGGGAACATCACCAAAGGTTTGTAACAGAATTATTAAAGAAGCCATACCATGAATTGGCAAATAGGCCTATATTTCTAACTCTATTACTAATTCTCTTTGAGAAACAGGAAGTTCTACCAATTAGCCCTTATGAAGTTTATAGAGAAGCCGTATACCTTATAATTAGGGATTGGGATGAGCATAGAAGTATAAATAGAGTTTCTAAATACTCAGGATTTAATGTAAGGAAAAAGTTAGACTTTTTACAAGAGTTCGCATTCTATATAACTTACCAAATAAAAGCTAATGTCTTTTCTACAAACAAGTTATCTGAAATTTATAAATTAATTCATGAAAGATATGATTTGCCACTAGATGAAATGGCAGATGTAATTTCAGAAATAGAATCCCACAATGGATTGATAGCAGAGATAGGATACAGGACATTTGAATTTAGCCATTTGACATTGCAAGAATATTTGTGCGCAGAATATATAGTTACTTTACCCTATTCTCAAAATATCATTGAGTATTTCTTTGCGAGGCCAGACCCTCTTGCTATTGCCGTATGCCTTAGTAGAGATTCTGGGCTTTGGTTAGCTACTATGCTACTCCATGAAAGTCTGAATATAAAGGCTTTTATTAAAGATGATTATTCAAATGCATTGAATAAATTTTTAACTAGACTCATTGATGAGTATCCTTTATTTAATAAGTCATTTGAACTAGGATGTGCTATGATTTATCTTATTCATTATTACAATAAAGATAACGCCATCTTTGAAGTAATTATTAAACTTCTAGGCCTTCCAAATGTATCAGAATCTTTATCTATGACTCTTCCTAAATATAATATTAATGAGGATGAGATTGGAAAACGATGTAAAATGAGACGAACACAACCTATACCAGTAACAGCATTCATAACTCCTTTGTTGGACGTAGAAATAACATTAGAAAAGTGGAATATTGTTAAGAGTATACTATAA
- a CDS encoding Crp/Fnr family transcriptional regulator, producing the protein MELLLKTIQQYIPLSLEDEAIISTLFRKQKLRKGEHLLEAGHVCKNIFFIDQGLVRYYASIDGEEKTVYFNKEGEFVCDYASFLPQQPSLTNIQALEASTIYTISHANMEVFYAQVKQGERFGRLAIGEVYVDAIKQISSLYNDPPELRYQTFFERFPDIAQRIPQYYIASYVGIKPQSLSRIRKRLAGTN; encoded by the coding sequence ATGGAGCTTCTTCTTAAAACCATTCAGCAGTATATTCCTCTTTCTTTAGAGGATGAAGCCATCATTAGTACTTTATTTCGCAAGCAAAAATTGAGAAAGGGTGAGCATTTGCTAGAGGCAGGTCATGTTTGCAAAAACATATTTTTTATTGACCAGGGCCTTGTTCGGTATTATGCCAGTATCGACGGAGAAGAAAAAACCGTCTATTTTAACAAAGAGGGCGAATTTGTTTGTGATTACGCCAGTTTTCTTCCCCAGCAGCCATCCCTGACTAACATTCAAGCCCTGGAAGCCTCTACCATTTATACCATCAGCCATGCCAATATGGAAGTGTTTTATGCACAAGTAAAACAGGGTGAACGCTTTGGGCGGTTGGCCATTGGAGAGGTTTATGTGGATGCCATCAAGCAGATAAGCTCACTCTATAACGACCCACCCGAACTTCGCTACCAGACTTTTTTTGAAAGGTTTCCGGATATAGCCCAGCGCATCCCACAATATTACATTGCTTCCTATGTTGGAATAAAGCCCCAGTCACTGAGCCGCATCAGAAAAAGATTGGCCGGAACGAATTAA